A region of the Conger conger chromosome 6, fConCon1.1, whole genome shotgun sequence genome:
CTGAGTGTGCTATATTTCTATGTGAAATTCATTTCAAAAGTGCAGTCAAAGATTTATACGTGACTGTatgcaactgaaatatattattttcattttccttgaGTACCAAAGGTACAGCTTTGTTAGCAgcataattaaaaacaatacacAATTCAATTTAGTTGGCTAAATGTGATATATTTTCATAAGAACACAGATAATAGCTTAACTGCATTACTGAGGTTCGGGGTTGAGGGGTAATACAAGCTATTCTCTGGCAATCAGGGATATTCAGGACATTAAAAAGTTGTACCTAGGGCTATAGCCTATGTTTAAAAATTGAATTTTCACAGCTGAGTTGGTTGAGGGAAATGACTGAGAAAGTTGactttttgtcatttaaaaaacattctaaaataGAGATTCTGATCACTTAACGGCTGAAATTCTGATCACTTAACGGCAGGTATAAGCAGATAATGTTGCCCTTAAATGAAGACCTTTATTACTGTGAGATAGCAAATACATTTGATGTCATCGCAGAGTCATTGCTACTGCAGATGCTTTGGAAACAGGTGCACAACAACTTAGGTTTGAAAGACAAGGGTCAAAGAGTGTTCAGTTGCACTGCCTCAGAAAGGGTGTGATACTCCAAGAGGAGGCTAGTGGGCTCAATCATGCTATTTAACAACTTGTAGGAATCTATTGCAGTTTCTTAGTAGGAAGTGCTCACCTATCAGGTTATCTTTGGAAtagggaggagactgttttttgGTTAGCAGTACCACAGCTATAAATGTAGTAGACTACTTAGCGTGCAGCTCCCAGCTGTATTTCTAAAAGTACCCTTCTTCTCTTCCTCAACGCTTTCTAGGTGCAAAGTCCACTGCCACCATGTCTGAGACTGAGGAAGTGTAAGTATATATCTTTAAATAATCTTAATTtcctttttatataaatatagttTCCCCCTTGGGGAACAAATTTGTCAACCAATGCACAGTGTTTCTTGTGGTCATAGTTTAGAGATGGAGGTAAGGAGACACAAGTGGTCTTTAAAGAAGTTTCTATTCCTGGAGACCATAATTCTTGTCTGTCTTTACGACTTGGCAAATAgttgtcttgtcttgtcacgTAGGCTATGCAtctaattatataatatatcatTTTGGAGTCTGCCATCAACCACATTTTTAAGCTGATcataactattttatttatctttttcttttcagtgtGGCAGGTAGGTGACCTTTTAATATTTCTCAATCAAAgtcttcaaaaaacaaaaacaaaaaaaaactccatgTTCAATTTTACAATCGATCATAGATTAATAACTATCTAAAACTATTGCATGTTTCTCAGATTATTGCAGTAATAATCCTCTGAGTTACAGTAGGCTACCAGGTCTCTCCGAAGTGGTCAATAGTAAACTGAACTTGACCTTAAAATTGTACAAATTACTTAGTTAATTcatactttttttctgaaaatgatttGTGGAATATTCGAGGTGCTGGGATTATTTCCCTGCTAGCCGCAGCCCTGCCTGAAGGCCTGGTTTAGATGCTGTCCTCCCAGGCTATGTGCAGTCCTCACAGAATGGGAACAGGACCCATAGCGTGCATGTGATACCCAGTCCCAAGTGTTTGGCCCTGATGCTCTGAAATAGCAATATGATATCTGGAATATAATATGAGCGTTGAAAGACCTAGCTTTTTAACTCTGCACTATTTATTCAATATCATTTCACTAGCTCTTTTATATGATCAGGATATGTTTGCACATCTAGTGTTTGCACATAGACTTGTTTCAATTTTAATTGTAATGaatcattgctttttttttttaagttgaagGGGAAGTTGAAGGGgaaggtaaaaaaagaaaacctctgAGAGTTCAAACTGTTTTCCAGTCTGTTTCCCAGTCTGTATTGATACTAATTTGTCAACTTTGTTCACCCTTAAGTCTCAGTGTGTTTGACGATGATGCCTGCTTTGTCTCGCCAGCTCTCGGGCATGTCAGCTGAAAAATCCTCCATCACACTGTTTTTCTATtgttcctgctttgtgaaaacagGAATACCCATTGTGTTTGTTTGAAGACATGTGTGAAGACACATGCTGCCTGTGACCTTAATATTTTAAGGCGTGATGTGATCCATCTCCCACGTGTCCATTTGGGCTGAATATTTACATGTTGCTTAAGTGTTTGCTGAGTGGTGTGGTCCTCTTCGGTCAACCTCGCATCATCTGTGCACCATAATACCCATGCTTTCAACCCTAAAAGTCATGACCTTAGTTAGAAAACCCATTCGCTCCCTGCTTCTCCTGTATATCAACATAACTACATAAGATAATAACGCCGCAGTCTGGAGATTTATGCAGTGATCATCCAACATTCTATTTCCCTGACTTCTGATTCTGCCTTCTGCTCATTGAAAAAATatgtcacactttacaataagggtaTATGAATTGAAATTAGCTAATGTAGTAATTAATTGAtgttaaatacataaattaaacatgaaattagttaatgtatttgtatgctactaatgtattagttacattaatatttatacatgaaCCAAACATAGtataaacttataattagttaaccattcacacacacacgcacacacacgcacacacacacacacacacaattttttaGCTTTTCATTCCAATTTGAATTGCCATTaaataatgttgttgttaacatgactgaatgatgtacaaataggcctacataagaaagcagattaacttctcagtagttagttagttaactacattagttaatgtcaattcatgtaaacttattgtaaagtgttagcAAAAAATATGCTTACTGCACATTAACTTTTAACATGAACTCTTTTAATGACTGTCAAACACAAGCCAGTTAAGGGTGATATCTTGGTAACTTTAGTGtgtaaattattacattttgtgaTAAGACTGCCATGATTTTTACCCCTGATAtccatgtattttcttttggattaTGATATATTTCAACCTGGGTATGTGGGGAAAGTCTCCCTCTGCATTACTGCCCTCTTTTCTCTGTCCTCACTGCTTGCTGTATTCTCCACCATTAAACTGTCCTCATGGTCTCTttcactgcccccccccattttctcaTAACAGAAACAGCAATGTCCAATTTATGTGCTAacattgcctctctctctctctctctctctctctctctctctgtggcattTATGACGCTCCATAGAGGTAGCAGAGGAAGAAGTAGAGGTAGAGGTAGCCCCAGAGGTGGCACccgaggcagaggcagaggcagaggccgCACCAGAACCTGAGCCTGAACCTGaggcagaaccagaaccagaacccgaGCCGGAGCCTGAGCCAGAGCCTGTGGCAGAGCCTGAACCAGAAccggaaccagaaccagaaccagaagcAGAGCCTgaaccagagccagagccagagccggTGGAAGAGGAAGGTATGTGGCACGGGTATTCACTCCCAGGTCAGCAGTGTACTCCGCCTGTCACAGTCCAGACAGGTTGACTCATCTCCAGCCCTCATACCTGTAGCTTTCTCTAAATCAGCGCTACCACTGGAGGTACCTCCTCTTCACAAACGGCCACTATGAAGGAACAGCCTAGACTCGGGTATCAGTGTGTTGCTGGCTATACCGTGTATATGCCGACCCCCTCTGcccgctctccctcctcccctccacagAGTGCTTCAGCCACTGGTCACAGCTTGCATCCGTGATGTGATTTTGATGCGCTCCCTGGAGACTCTGTGGAGGAGACTCGTACTGCGGCCAGCCTTGCTCTCATTGTGAATGAGCTGTCCAGGCCCTCCCACCTTTATGCCACATGCAACCTGAAAAATATGTTGCCGTTGTATGACCAAAGTTATCGCAATCTTTCTAGCATGGCCAAGCCAAGTGAAAGTGTCAATGTTCATAATTGTGGGAGGTTTCATAACATCAATGGGTTATCCATTGAGCCCTGGTGTTATTAAAGGCAGTACAGTGTCTTCTAATTAACTGTTTTATCTGcctattgtgttgtgttggtaaTTCTCAAAGGGACAAAAAACAGGAATTTGTTTTCAGTGAagcaacaataaataaaaaaatcaatctCTGGTCACACAAACCAAGGTATTTAGTGGCacatcatttttgtcaaaaggCAACCAAAAGTTGTAAGAGAATTACTGATTGGGCTTAAAAATGGTTTAAGTATAAAAAGCCAGCTGTCTGAACAGAGTGTATGTAAGAACCTGTGTACATTGCTGTGTATCAGCTAAaatttaatgacattttaacattgccCACCTTTCTCTTGCTCATTTACACTCATATGGGCATTACTGATTGGGCATTAACTTACCCAATGGTGTGGCCAGACCATGTTTTTGTCCTCTTTGAGTTACAAAACTCaacaaacactttttcatgttggtacaaaaatatattgaaaaagtCACTGCCCTGTTGaaaaagcagctcaagctaggttttgaaacagctgttagctggtcatttcaatctggtcatagctggattttacagcagggtgctTTTCTGGAGGTTCATATTGGGGTGTAATATGATCATTAGCTTACACTTCTGCAGTATGTTTTTGGCTTGAAAATTATATTGAGGTTTTCctttgaaagcaaaaaaaagtaacaaataaaGATTATAAAACACCCCAATTTGGGCCAATGCTCAGCCATGCTGTGCCTGGAAAGGGAATCTGAAGTTCTGCCACATCGCCATGAATGTGAATAATGATGTCTGTCTGTTCTGCTTTTGCTTTCAACGCTTGCTGCATGCAGAGGCCTATGAAGAGGAAGGTATGTTGCTACAATTTCTCATCTGCATTTGTGATTGGTAGGGCTGCAGCATTAGCTGTCACAGGGATTGGAGGTTTCACTATTTTGAGAGGATGGCAGCACTGTTGCTGTCTCAGAGGAGGAGAAAACTCTGCCATTTTGCCTgacatcaaaatgaaaaacctCCGTACAGAATAAAGAGAAATACGTGACCCAGTTGTCCCACATCTGCCAATGAAGACATTACAAAATGGAGAGAATGTGAATGCTGACCTATGTTTCACTGTGCAGTGAGCCGTATGCTGACCTGTGTTTCACTGAGCAGTGAGCCGTATGCTGACCTATGTTTCACTGAGCAGTGAGCCGTATGCTGACCTGTGTTCCACTGTGCAGTGAGCCGTATGCTGACCTATGTTTCACTGAGCAGTGAGCTGTATGCTGACCTATGTTTCACTGAGCAGTGAGCCGTATGCTGACCTGTGTTCCACTGTGCAGTGAGCCATATGCTGacctgtgtttcactgtgcAGTGAGCCGTATGCTGacctgtgtttcactgtgcAGTGAGCCGTATGCTGACCTATGTTTCACTGTGCAGTGAGCCATATGCTGACCTATGTTTCACTGCGCAGTGAAACAGTGCCACAGCTCATCATTGCTTTGCTTTTCTCTTCCGCATGACATGCCAAACCAGAGGAAGAACAAGACGGTAGTTTGCGTTTCCTTTGACAAAAACACTTTGTGGTGTTTCGGGTGCTGTCTTgcttgtgtttctgcagtgtgaggGTCAAGccaaaagtttatttatttagctatttataaaaatagatatataaatattatttttttttaagaatttgtCATCGACATCTGTTTTGTGATccttttgaatttatttatctatctatttatttacttatttttagttatttattcatgtatttgtttaagTGGAGTAAACTTACTGTGGATAGTGGCATTTTGGCTTGTGTACAGAACCCTGATTGTATCTGTAACTTCTCCTAATCTGTTCTCTGAGAAGAATAGTGTGGACCCCACGAGAAGTGGATAATTACTGCTTATCTAATGAACATCTATGAATGTGTCCTGTGTGTAATCTTCTTAAAGTTTATACATTTGGATTTTTCTTGAGTACTACCACTAAcatgtaataacaataattttatATCACAGGTACAACTTGGAATCGTGCTACTTGCTGTGTTTCAAAGCATAATTTGAATTctaattattatttgaataaaataaatcactaaATAAACTCAACATTTTCAACAATTAAACTAAAACCTGCATTTGATGTCGCCTGAAAGCTTCAAGTGTCTTAATATGCTTTCAGTATGTGGATTTCTAACCCTGTAACAATTCCCTGTCccctttttattttcctctcacTCAACAGAGGAGAAGCCAAAATTCAAGTGAGTAATCTTTTCAACAGACTCTATTTTGAACTGATGGCAGTTTGAAGTCATATTTATGAATTTGCATATGTGTATGCACATCCCGCAATCACAGAAGTGGTGTTTAGCATtggcaaacatttttcatcgtaAGGCATACATGGATAGAAAATCCGTTTTTTTAAGTGTGGCTAGCATGTAGGGTTTATATGACATGGTATCTTTCAATTCCCCACAGACCCAGTGCACCTAAGATCCCAGAGGGTGAGAAAGTGGACTTTGATGtgagtaaatctgtgtttcATCCACAGCTTTGGTTTGATCTCACAATGTATGGGACAAAGGAGGCCCAGTAGCTGTGAAGGGCATCGCTAACCCTTACCCAATCAGTGATCCTCTCTGCTCCTAACAGGACATCCAGAAGAAGCGTCAGAACAAGGATCTGATTGAGCTGCAGGCACTGATCGATGCTCACTTCGAGCAGAgaaagaaggaggaggaagaaatTATCGCCCTCAAAGAAAGAATTGTGAGTGGCCCATTCTTCCCAAATCTGCTTTTCAAGACATGTGGCTCCATctggtggtgtggtggtgtaaCAGCGTCCCCGTTCTGGGTGTGCTCCTGCAGGAGAAGCGCCGGgcagagaggtcagagcagcagaggaTCCGTGCTGAGAAGGATAAAGAGCGCCAGGCGAGACGTGAGGTTCGTGTCGGAGAACCACACAACCCTCCTTCGCACTCACAGTGCTCCTTCTTACCTGTTTGGTGTTGATGGACTTTGTTGAAATTGCTTCCACAGGAAGAAAGGCTGAAGAGGGAGGAGATCGATGCCAAGAAGAGGGCTGATGAGGAAGCCAAGAAGAAGTCAGCCCTGACCAGCATGGGCTCAAACTACAGCAGCTATCTTCAGAAGGTGAACCTCTTACAGTCCGCTCTAATGTCTATTAATAAAGCTACCCGACCCCCCAATAGTTCTGCAGTAGACACTGGAGACAGTGTAGGCCATGTAAAAGTTATTGAGGCAATACATAAAGGCAGATGTAAGCTGTGTGTTAGGTTGCTAGAAGTATGTGACGTCTttctctttggcatggtgagTGCAGGCTGACCAAAAGAGAGGGAAGAAgcagaccgagagagagaagaagaagaagatccTGGCTGACAGACGCAAGCCCCTCAACATTGACCACCTAAATGAGGACAAACTGAGGTGAGATTCCCGGAGACCTCTGGCTGAAGGGTCTCCCTGAGAAGTTGTAGGGTGTGTTGTGCTCACAGGCGTCTCCCCTGTTGGGTTCCAGGGAAAAGGCCAAGGAGCTGTGGGACTCGATGCATGGTCTGGAGGCTGAGAAGTTTGACCACATGGAGAAACTGAAGAGACAGAAGTATGAGGTGAGTGCGCCCCCTGCTGCAGACAACTGGATCTTCACTATAACCTATCTGACTGTACTTCTGGGCCAATGATGATAGTTTTCCACCATCTTGTTTAATATAGTCACTCCTTACTGATGTTCTTGACATTTAAAGAAGTTGTCTGGGAAAAATGAATTTTCTGAAGACAGAAGACACCCACCGAGAGTTCCCCacctaatgaatgaatgacgtTGGTGCAGCAAGTCTGCACCACCAGAGAGATGAGTCTCACGGTAaaggcaaaaaaagaagaattctGGCAACAATCAGAGATCAAAAAACCCTATTTTAGTGTGAAATGAATGATCCGTCCGAGAATCAGTTTTAGCTGTGAAAGAAACACCTCAAATTGAACTTTTCCACTCAAGAGCACAGCTGTGTTGAAATAACTGTGTTAGCTAGATTTTATGGAGATTGACCGCTGAGTTTAGAAAACTGAAAGTGCTTTTGTCAGCATTTGGAACAGAAAAGTGGGTCTGCTATCAGTTTCTTCTCTAAAGTGAAGGAAAAGTCCTGATGTCCGCACAACTGTGTGGTTAAAAAGGTATTATGAACACAGCTGTGCTTTGATCTCCTTCAGGTTACAACACTACGTAAAAGAGTGGAGGAGCTGAGTAAATTGTAAGTAAACTGGCACAGAAGCCCAAGGCCAGGGGAGCATGGTCTGCCTGCATGGGTCACTTCAAGGGCAAAGGAGGCAACATCTGATGAGAGGTGAAAGGTCAAACAGTGGAAGATGGAACTGACTGCAGCATCTGTATGCATCAGTGTTTCACCCATCTGAAGATTTTCAGGGCACTCTGAAATTAAGGGTTTCAGTTCTCTTTTTTGATGTTACATTTTTCTATTGGATAGAGTCAATGAGCAGTGGTTCAGTGATACGCCCTCTCTTTGGTGTCTGCATCAGACTATAGGACCTTTTTGCCCTCAGACACTTAGCCTCCACAGGTAAGTGATTTGGTCATTCTAAGGGTCAAAGCAAAGGACTTCACTCTTTTGGCATTCAGTCGGCCAAAATCCCTGGGTCTCCTGTTACATGGGAACATCTCTGTCCCCTTTCTTCAACTGTTGATGGGATGGAAACACAGGCCAAACACACCCTACCAGGGCTTCTCACAGAACATATGTTTACAACTATATTTTatggattaaaatgtattatactgCTATGTAGTCTTAAGGAGAAATCACAGACTGTGACATAATCTGTCAAAAGAaggcacacacattttttatgaGAACTAGCCTTTTCAGCCAATCTGGACTAATCATTTTACCTATGTATAGTTTGAGATCAATGAGAGAGCATAAAGGGTGTGTTTTAGCCTTTGTTTCCAGGCCTGGCTCCACAGACAGCCCCCTTTGGAGGGAGAGGTACTTTCGCAGGTGAGGGTCGGGATTCCAGCAGGTAATGTGCTGTGCTCCTTTCAAACCTGAGCTCCTGTGTTGTTCACAGGTCATCTCTCTCAGAAACCGCATTGATGAGCTTCAGAAACAGTAAGTCAATCAACCATCTGTCCTAGCCAGATAGCAGCATGGGAATCTGGTGCATTTCCTGTCCAGAGAGAAAGGCCCTGAGCCTCTTCTtgataaattcatttttcatcatttAAAGTAACATATAGtgttttaaagacaagctgaaatcaaaattcaccttttcctcaatttagtcaattcttcataaccatacgaacacATCTTAAGGTATATTTTTGAAAAGGTTCTAAAATTGTAATatggaattacattacattatccatCCACCAATCAAATGTACTttaattttccattcccctccaatcaatatccttttcacacagtggcACGCATCCTCATTTCACGCCCCCTTGTCATTTCATGCCAGTCAATTCCCGCTGTGAAAAAAAATTCTCCCAAAAGATCTGAGTTTCACAAATGTATACGTCCGTCATATCGCGGAAGCCAGGgcttccatttcagcttgtctttctATGGAAAATGTAACTGATGTCCATA
Encoded here:
- the tnnt3b gene encoding troponin T type 3b (skeletal, fast), with the translated sequence RSIEVAEEEVEVEVAPEVAPEAEAEAEAAPEPEPEPEAEPEPEPEPEPEPEPVAEPEPEPEPEPEPEAEPEPEPEPEPVEEEEEKPKFKPSAPKIPEGEKVDFDDIQKKRQNKDLIELQALIDAHFEQRKKEEEEIIALKERIEKRRAERSEQQRIRAEKDKERQARREEERLKREEIDAKKRADEEAKKKSALTSMGSNYSSYLQKADQKRGKKQTEREKKKKILADRRKPLNIDHLNEDKLREKAKELWDSMHGLEAEKFDHMEKLKRQKYEVISLRNRIDELQKHSKKGAAARRRK